The Malus sylvestris chromosome 14, drMalSylv7.2, whole genome shotgun sequence genome segment GGCTTCTAGAACAAACGGGGGTATGAAGCCCATGGACCCAATTGTAGCACAAAACTCAAAAGGCTGCCATGTCGCAAACCTAAGCTTCAGGCTTGGCGGCGTGGCTCGGATTGGCTCAAAGCCACAAAAACAAATCcctgagtttttttttcttttttttttcaacatctAGGGTTTGGAAAACCCTacttgcttctaatttatttcgatactttgactcacaaatttcaCATAGCATAtatgcgtaatgcatgaaacaaatatatatattgacaaatatataaacacatacaatatatatatatatatatatatatcggaaggaaaatataaacataggggtttcatgcatcatggggaatgttttcatgcttcaaggtcgtttgaaatatcttactttattttaagcgtacctgattggtagaaaacaacaaaagcctttgaatttgtagatgTTCCTTCTCGAAAAGCCGGAATTACATCTCCAacgcgttgtatcacgttcaacatagaaaaattaaattgaatcaataacatgtagataaattcaaaataataaattaatcacaaatagaatgattaaaacgtaatactcccctgattgaagaataaactctCTTTTTAGCGCAacgtcaagagcgtgctgataacgtgttgtatgcATAATTTAcagaacaattatggaggccttagAGAGAGGGGTGCGACAATAggtagagagaaagaaagagatgtgtaattgtgggtatGTGTTATTCCACcttattgtgcctttatttatagtaatacgaaaggttaattcctttccctttaggattacaacatttaataggcaatctactcctaataggaataaaagagatattccaagatatactaggatttacacaatcacattcctaatctaataggactgcaacatttaatactttattcttcttcataaggaggtatttataggattaCAAATGAGCAATACTAGTaagtaaataaatcaaaacaatgaaactaaaccaaatcaaatcaaatcaaaatcctaattaaatcatataaaatcattaatggcttattatattaacaccctacaaattgttgaaaaaacctcatatacttaatacaccccatattttctttttcacttaaaaattatcttaatacaccccacctACTTTCCTATAATACCCTCACACTctacattctcaatatacaccttatattttatatatagaccccatattttctatacacccTATATTTCTCATATCTTAGGCTCTGAAATTTTTATTGTTGCACATTGTAATAGTTTTATGTCCCCCGAAGCTAACTTTGTCCTCATTTTTTGAACCTTAGGATGGACCCCAAGGTGGACAtattgtaccccatgttcatatCCACATCCTCCCATGGAAATGTGGCGACTTCGAGAAAAATGATGAGATTTATGATGCAGTAAGATTGGAACATCTATCTCAAGTTTTATTAATGCGTGCTAATTCGTATGTTTTAGCCTCAAGTATTTACTATTTTTGTGTTCAATGATATAACTAGATGAAAAGGAGCAGGAATTAAAGCAAAAACTTAATTTAGACCAGGAAATGAAAGACAAAAGCCTCGAGGAAATGACACAAGAAGCTGAAGAGTACAAAAAGTGTTTTAGAAGGTAGAATATATATTTCAGATGTTCCGATATGCGGCACAAGCATCTTACTATAGTGCAAGAAAGCACCATTAAAAATCACCACTACCTAGTTGAAAATCAccattaaaaaataaacctttttttttacaaacgtACTCTCACATGGCAATTAATATATTTCAGTTCAGTTTGTAAAACATAAATCAGTCATAATCAAGACATATCGTTTCAGTGGTGAGCGTTATTTACTGCAAGAGTATGCTAATTTTGTGCAACCGATGGCATGGGATGTCCTGGTGCCAAACGTAGTTGTACAAAACAAAAGGAGTCAATTAGCTTTCAAAAACAACGTTCAATGTTGCAAAAAAAAGTAAGTCAACTCTTAGTACCTGTATAAAGTGATTGTCATTGACTAAACCAATTGCAATCTTAGGAAGATTAGTGGCCTCATCATCTCCTAATACATATAAAGGTAGGAATGAGAGGCATTCCAAAAAGGGATAAAAAAAATCACCACTACACGATAACATGAAGCTATAAGATGGCCCATATCTGGTATGCTCATCCAGTAGAGTTCTGATGCATATGAATCTTCAAAATAGTTAAGTGCTTCTCTTTCCAACCAAAAGCTTGCTCATATAGGAATGGGCAACCACATACTTCCACCAATAGGTCCTTACGTACCCTTAGTCATGAATCTTGACCAAATCTCATTGCCCCAACTATGACTCTATATCCACAATTACCATTTCCAAGGACATCAATTGCAATAGTAATGTATTGCTTTATTACCTCAGGAAACTATCTCTTATATTGATTCGTAGGGGTGGTCGAATTGCGTAAAATTGAGCTATAAGTCTATATAGTAATCAAGGGTTACTTAGTGAAGTTACAGTTAGTATATCAAACACCACAACTATAAAGATAAGGGCATACTGGTACCTTTAATTTGCGTGGTCTTCCTCTTAGTTTCTTTTTAGAGGGTTGTGCTTGGCTATCATGACTTGAAAAAGCTTCTACAATCTCAAAGGCCGATGGCAAACGACGAGTAGAAGTGTCAACTTTACATGGACGTcctttggttttaatttttttaactggTTTTGTAAGTGTCGTGGAACTTGGGTTCATCAACTCCTCTATTTTAATGCATAGTTGTCGTCTAGATTCATTAGTTTGACCCTCAAACCAGTTGACAAATCGTTCACCCCTATAAGGTCCAATATATCCATTCATATGTGGATATCCAGCATCAACTATATAATATTTACCTACACCACAATtgtaaagaaaaacaaaaagattttTGTGTTCGTAAGATAATAAATGAATAAACATATTCATATAGGACTAAAGTTGATTACTAACTAGAAGAGGGATAAGGAAATTTCAATTATGTTGTTCTCAAGGCCTCTATAAATATACGTGAATCATGAGTAGCACCCTCCCATGTAGCCCAAACAATTGTAAAACACATATTAAAATCACATACAACCATAACATGTTGAGTTGTGTTTCCTTTTCTACCAATATATGGTACTTGCATTTCTCTAGGCACCACAACTGGGACATGTGTTCCGTCAATTGCCCCTATGCAACCTTTAAAATATGGCCAATATCAATTGTCATCCTTAATTTTATTTGAAACTCTCTTGAATTGCCGATCATGTGGGCATATAATATCGGTGGCCATGCGAGAAACAACATCTAATAATATCCCAAACCACCTAGAAACAGTCTTACTGGAGCGTTGAAACCTCTCTTAGATAATTCTATTAGTGTGCCTATGACCTAATGTGTTAAGAAACATTGCTAATGCTTCTTCCAATATTATATCTCCAATTCTTTTTAAGCCATAATCATGCTTCAAAGTCTCTAATAAGTCCTTAAAAACATGATGTTCAATCTTAAATTGTTCATGGCATCTTATGGGATGACCATTTAAAACTTCCATTACCCATCTATGTCCTGTATATGAAGAAGTCCTACAAGGTACTTTGTCAACATACTTTAACCATTCAGACACAGTCGTGACACAGCCTGCAAAAACCAATTGATAAAATTCGTCATCACTTCCATCAGTAGATGTGTTTGTATTGCTACTGTCACTACTACTAATACTCATATGTGTAAACACAAAGAAATATTTAATAAAAGAGCAATATACATTCATGGCAAAAAATAAAGATCACATTCTAGAGAAAGTTATAAAAATCATAtaattaaaaacattaaaagCAAATGTTCAAACAATCCATTATGTAATAAATACTTAttcaatcacaaaaaaaaaaaaaaaaaaaccatctcgAAATACGATAATCCTAAAATAAATGTGACGATTCAAACTTTCTTGCTCTTAAGCCACATAATTTGTCTATTAGATTGCTTCAATGCAACAAACATCTCTCTATTTGTTCTTTCAGTGAAGATATCAACAACTTTCATAAAGAGCTCGTCATCATTCACAACTTCAGGCATTCCTTCCAAAACTTCCATCACTTCCTCAATGCTACAACCAGGCTTATCTTTGCTTTTAGAACAATTGTTTATAGCTTGTAAAATACCATCTAATTGTTTTATCATCTTGGCCCCAATTCCAACTCTTTTAGAATCCCCTTGTTCTTTTTGTTCATTTTCCTTGTGTTGAAGGTTGAGCAGGGGAAGGTGTCTCAGCATCGACTATGTCGTCAAGTCCATCATTATTAACTATTTCATTCTCCAAATCATCTTGACTGTCTTTTTGTTCACCTATTGGAGCTTTCTGGACATTATTACTCATCAACCTTTGTGAGGGTGCCCACGCACCTACACCTGTAACAACTCCTTCTTCAAACAAAATGTCAAGTTGGTCAACATTTTTCAATCCACTATTTCGATATTTTGCAACTTCAGGATTATCCTGAAATATTACCAACTAGAATTAACAAATTGTGATAAAAGAACATAAATATGAAGTTGAATTCTCCATTGATTTGAGATAATAATTTCTCACCTTCACTTTTTTCTCCCACCACTCATCACTTGCAATTATAGTTTGCTTCACAGGATCTCATCCTAAGCCAGCCTCTTTATCAACTAAAGATGTCCAAAATTTCCATTCTTTCTTAAGTGTTGTCcatttgttcttgagttgtttaTGAACATATGACCGTTGAGTAAGGTCATTAAATTTCTTAATAACATTTTTCCATCCAATCCTATTAAGATGACCGCCTGTTTGATTTCCGGCGAATGTCTCAGCCACACAAATGCTTATAAATGTCTCAACACTTGCATCACCCCACATTgccttgcttttttttttttcattgccTTCCCCACATGCATTTTGTACATCCTTAACTATATTTTTTGACATATCtatgaagagaaagaaaaaaaaaccatagcaCGTAATAAGAGCATACACCATTGCTTATGTCCTAACTAACAACACGAAACTAAGTTAAAAACAATAATGCATGATTTGTAATCTAATACTTGCTATATAATGCAGTACACCACTGCTTGCAGTATTTGTGACCCTAACAAGAAACTAATTGTTAAGTTGTTGTAATTGTAAGTTCGATTTGTATGTGCCCTCGattactaatgtttttattttttggttcttttggGATTTTAGATTAACAGGTAGTACTGAGCATTTGTCGATGGAGGAAGTTGTTGGCATACATGAGGGATTTAAGCTCATGGATATTAACAACAAGGATAAGATTCTTGATGGGGATCTTCATATTATCATGGAAGCTGTAATAATCTATATGCATGTTGGACTAATAATTAGTTATGACTTGTGGGCTAATAATAATCTATATGTATATTCGACTCAAAGGATATGAAACCTTCTTGTTTGAATGACTGTGTGCATTGCGTTACTATTTTAAAGATCCATATAATGCTACAGATAATAATAAGAGGGCTTTCTTTTCTCTTAAACAAGGTGATGGTTTAAAGATCCATATATGCAGGGGACACTTATTCTCTATCAACAGGAGGCCGAAGGTTTGGCTTATGTTTTctcctttttgtttcaattcTGAAGCCATATTTTATTGCTTTCGAGTCAATTCACAACAATTTcgacaaaaaattatatatatatatatatatatatatatatataaccaataAAATTCTCACAGTACATACAAATTTAAGATAAGAAATAACATACATACCTCCACAAAAATTTCAGGTTATGAAGATGTAGAGAGATTTGGGAAGATGGAGAGGAAGAGATGGAGACCAAGTGGACTACTCTAGCCTCCAAAAtaatctgaaaataaaaaaccttttgTGTTTTCAACGTGCAACCCTAGAAAAAATTATTGATGGtagttttgatgattttataaAGTGGAATAGCATTGTAgactttgcaaattaaaaaatatggataattttggaattgaaaaaaattcattaaattgaGCAAAGTGTTTCCCTTGTTTTCTGTGTGCATCACTTTTAGGAGGACGCACCTCCTAGGTGCTTCTTAGAAAATGCTTCTTAGTGCTTCTACTTCtagctaaaagcacttttaaaatGTTTGCCGAacgataatttttttaaatctaaaGTGCTTTTACTCATTAGGAAGCGCTTTtgactttttcaaaagcacaaCCAAACGAGTCCCGTATTCACTAAAGGTTTACATAGTCCTGTGTTCAATAAACATTGTCATAATCTTGGATTAGGATTTGTCAAAGCAGTTTCTACTACTTTCATCTGATTTTGGTTTGATTTCAACCACAGCTTTACAATTCCTTCCCAGTTATGGTTGAGGGGGAGTAATGGGAGTAGTGTATTGGTTGAATTAGTTAGTCGGTTGAGAGTTAAATAAAACTGTTGAGGGAACTATTGTAATAAGAAAAGGTTGATAAGGGTAATGTTGTAATAGGGAAATAAGGGTTGTTACTATATAACCTCTTGATGTAATTGCTTCAAAAGGTCATTGTGTGTAATACAAAGTCAGATTGCATATTCTCTCTAATTCTCTTGTTCGCACTACTTTCTTCTTACCTAAGCTTCTTCAATTCCTCCATAGTTAACAATAAATGTTCACAACGCAGAGGAGTATGGCAACATCAAACATGTTTAGGAAAACTGGATCAAGGGTTCTGCTCTTATTCTGATGAGCTGCATTGCGTGGAGTGTGTGGCTAATCCTCCAGGTGATCAGAAACTCGATTCAAGGTGGCACATTTTATACAAATACTAGCTTCTTGCCATAGGCgctctttttttttagtttagtcTTGACTATTTTTTGgatattttcattttatttgaagaaaaacaaaacttaatttatggtttataattaaaaaaaaatttcaaaaaggTTAGTAACTTTGTAGGATTGTAATTGTATTCATTTTAATTGATAATACACGGTACAATATTTTAGTGGATATGATGTTGGGTTCCTACCCATGCGTCCCGGGTTCAAAACTCCTCCCTCTTCTTAAATATCATAATAAATTCTAGTCAAATAACTTTTTGTACAAGTAGACCTAGGTTCACATAGATTTACATAACCTAGCCCAATAGAATTCTAACCGGAGTCTCATATACTAACAAACTCCTTCTATGTAGGGGGTTTTAACTTAATTTGTCCTTGCTTAATAAACTGTTTTCTTTAGCTGTAAGAGGTGACGGGTATTTTTGATACCACCAAATCTGACTTCGTTTATATAGAGATAAATTCGAAATTGAGTTATTTGTTCAACTTTGgcattttttgctccacaggtTGCAGTGTCCAAAGTCTACCATGCGCCATTGTCACTAACCAGTGAGCGTTTTCTTCCATATATCGTACTTATAAGATATGTTCaactacataaattgtgtaaaAAGAATGACCATATATTTGCTGTTGTGAgacattatattattatatatactaaaactcaaacTCCCTTGGTATTGTTCTAGAGCAGTAAAATGGCGAGAATGCCCCTAATTTTTTCCTTCCTCTTCATTTTAATGTTGATTTTGTACAGTGATTTGACTGTTTTGTCCTTGCCGCATGCGCAACTCTCATTCCTCCacctctgatttttttttttttttgggtttttgctcTACTTTTTCAGTACATACTTTCCACGTGTTGATCATCGGCAGTGTTTCTGTTGAGAGgatttttccctttttgtttCGTTTTCACTCCTCTCTTTGTTCGCTTTTTCCTATCATTTTTCTGCTTCTCTCTTTAGCCTCTTTATGTTTCGTCTTCAGTTttctgtctttgtcttctcATCCTTGGTCCAACGCTTCGCACGCCGCCTTCTTGGCGTTTTAAGTCTTGCTGTTTTCTGGTTAGTTGTGTGTCTTTTTGGTTgcccttttttttgttaattttgtatttAGAGTTAGGtcttttgtttgaatttgggtttAGTTGATTTTCAAGGTTTTGAGTTGGTTGCCattttttgtttctaattttttatttagagTTAGGGtcttttgtttgaatttgggtttaggtcttttgtttgaatttgggtttAGTTGATTTTCAAGGTTTCGAGTTggttgccattttttttttctaattttttatttagagTTAGGtcttttgtttgaatttgggtttACCTGAATTTGAGTTAGGTCTTTTGTTTGAATGTTGCAATTTTAGTACtaactgtttttgtttttaggaacgAGTTAAAGTTGCAGAGTGACAAGCGATTGAACTGTGGTGTATGGCAATTGACAAGCGATTGAACCTTATGAACAATGTGCAGCAGAGCAGCAGCCATTACACAGCATATGATTCGTGAAGATCATCGTCATTGCCTGATGTAAAAGAGTAGAATTTTATATTGGTATCTTTCATCACTCGATGTGGAACGAACTAAACaattattattgaaatatatGATTCGGATTATGTTACTCAATAGCATCAGTTGGGGTTGCATGTTTGTTGATTCATCATAATTGTTCAGTACTCCTTCGGCCCTTAAGtcaattctgatactattcattttaccctttattttgttcttatcattaaagctcaaagttttcaaacattttttattaattttcttttatttttaatcatgtCTTATAATTTAGCTCAAGTGACTTTTCACTTCTCACTTCCAAGTTCCAATAGAGCTgtgattttaaaaaagaaaaagtacttTTCCcctaaaaaggaagaaaaagaaaaagcactTCAATCATAAAGTAATGAAAACATTGGTACCTAGTCGTCTTGGTGGCTGGaagttttgtttctttctctGTAGCCTGTATAGACTAGTCGTCTTGCTCAAGTTGTCCCCTACTTGATTGCTAaaatatataagtatatacttaAACAAGAAGGAGAGCTAAGCTaattgatgccattgacttcaTCACTATTCCTTAAACTCAAGTCACTGCGAATATCATCCGAAGATCCATCAGTTTGTACGTAATGGATCGTCAGGAGAGTAGTAagttgaacaattatggagTTGCAGCAGCTCGACCCTTAATCAATATCGTCTTCTCTTGGTCACTTGAGGATGTTCTCAATGCACATCTTTACCGAAATCAGGTTAATTTGTGCTGTTTCTACTGTCCGGCGCTTCTAATTTCTTTCGTATTCGATCATGTACTTGTCAGTAGTATTGTAAAATTACAACGTCAGTTTTCCTTTCATTTCGTCAACTTGCAGGTGACAAAGATTCCTGATACATTTTCTACCGTGACGAGTTACATGAAATCTTTCATTCCTTCACTTGTTGAGGAAACGCATGCTGATCTACTCTCAAGCATGATGAATCTATCGCAGGCCCCTACTCTCAAAATTCTGACAGTTCAAACTTCAAAGAATCATGGACCTCCTAAAGACTTGTTTTATGATGTTACTTGTGTAGGAACATATGTGCCACAGGTTGGAGATCTTATTGCCTTAACTGATATTAAACCAAAATGCGTTGATCATTTGAACGGGCCCAGAATTTCCTATCTCATTGCATATGTTCATCGAAGTAGAGACAGTAATCTCTCAATACTCTCGTCAAAGCATATCGATACAGGAAGATACACGCATATCAAGACAGATACACTTTTTGCGGTCTATCTAGTGAACATGACAACAGCTGTTCGCATATGGAAAGCTTTGAACTTAAAAGGGGCAAATACAAGTTTAACTAAAAACTTGCTGCAACCGCAAGCCAATTCATCACAAGTATTTTTCCTGGACTCTTATCTCTACTTTAACATCTTTGACGAACTAACCCATCTTCATGCTTTTGCAATACTGATGTGATGACGTACTCTGATTGGATTGCTGACCATGTTTAGTTTGTACTCTGATTGGTTAACCTCACAATCTTTTGTCTTTGTCTCTTACAGGGTAGGAATTCGTGTTCAATTTGCTTTGACAACGAAAAATGCTACCTATCTGCTACATTTCATGCAATGTGCTCTGATCTAAATGATTCCCAAAAAGCTGCAGTTTTGAATTGTATTAGTTTAAGTAAATGCAACCACCGTAATACCATAAAACTAATATGGGGACCTCCTGGAACTGGAAAAACGAAGACAGTCGGTATGTCACTCTTTGCCATGGTTAAATTGAAGTGCAGAACATTAACATGTGCTCCAACCAATATTGCCGTGTTACAAGTAACAGCACGCGTGCTGAGATTGGTAAATCAGTCACTTGATTATGGTAAGTACGGGCTTGGGGATATAATTCTATTTGGGAATGAGCAGAGGATGAAGATTGATGATCATGATGACCTTGTTGATGTATTTCTTGATTATCGTACTAAAATTCTGGCCGAGTGTTTTGCCCCTTTGAGTGGATGGAAACATCGGTTAGCATCAATGATTGATTTACTTGAGGATCCAAAGGAAAAGTACGCTGCGTATTTgagagaagaaaggagaagaCACAATCAGGGTGAAGAGGGCGATAATACATGGATGACGATGCTGAAGGGAGTGATAATGTCGTTAATCAATGGTAGAAACTCAACAAGTGACGATGATAATGATCTTATGACTTTTGAGGAgtttgtgaaggaaaaatttgatTCCATTGGTGAGCGCCTCAAGATTTGTATGGTAAATTTGTACACCCACTTACCAACTTCTTGCATGTCCATAAAGGTAGTCAAGGACATGATTACAGCTTTGGATTTGCTCAACTCTTGCAAATATTTATTTGATGAGGTTGGTTTTTCTAATGAAAGGATGCAATTAGTTTGTATACTGAGGTCGCTTCGCGCATTTTCTGTTCCTATTTTGACTGACGAGAAGGAAATAGGTAATTTTTGCTTGGAAAATGCTTGCTTAATATGTTGCACTGTCTCGAGCTCTTCTAAATTGTACACAAAAGGAATGAAACCGATAGAAATATTGATGGTTGATGAAGCTGCTCAGCTTAAAGAATGTGAATCGTTAATTCCTTTGCAACTCCCCGGTCTTCGCCATGCTATTCTCATTGGAGATCAAAGGCAACTCCCCGCTATGGTGAAAAGCAAGGTCTTCATTTCGTCCTCTCCTCTGTGTTTTTCAGGTTTTtgaatacatacatacataaatacacacacacacgcacacaaaaACACACCCACATCCACATTATCTAACAGTTTAGTACATGAACTTGTTAGATCTCCGAGAAGGCTGTATTTGGGAGAAGTTTGTTTGAAAGACTTGTACAGTTGGGACACGAGAAGCTCCTTCTCAATGTCCAGTATAGAATGCATCCTTGGATCAGTTTATTTCCTAATAGAGAGTTTTACAACCACCGGTTACTAGATGGTTCGAATGTCAATAAAAAAAGCTATGACAAGTGCTTTCTTTCGGGAAAAATGTACGGATGCTACTCGTTTATTAATATAGCCAATGGAAAAGAAGAATTTGATCGCGGGAGTAGCCAGAAAAATATGGCTGAGGTTGCTGTGGTCTATGAGATAGTTGCAAGCCTACACAGAGGTAAATTTTATTGCAAGTCAGTAGATTTTATGGCTACGAGTTCTTGAAGATTCTTCTGTGCGTAATTTTTATATCTGGATCGCAGAGTTCACTTGCACAAAGAAGAAGGTTAGTGTCGGAGTAATATCACCTTACAAAGCACAGGTTGATGCAATTCAAGCGAGGGTCAGAAAATACAGTGCAAACTCTGGAACTAGTGACTTTGCCCTAAGTGTGCGATCTGTTGACGGATTCCAAGGTGGCGAAGAGGATGTGATAATAATCTCCACAGTCAGATGTAATGAGAATGGATCTGTGGGATTCCTCTCGAATCGTCAGAGAGCGAATGTGATGCTAACACGTGCAAGGTACGCCTCATACAATACATGTTATTGTAGATTAGATGTCTGAATTTTTAGTCGTTTAATTTGTTGTACGTTATGTGTCTATATAtacattgaccaaaaaaataatacacACGCAGGTATTGTCTTTGGATATTGGGGAACGAACCAACTTTGGTTAAGAGTGAGAGTATTTGGAAGAAGGTAATTGTTGATGCTAAGAAACGCAAATGTTTCTATAATGCTGAGGAGGACAAGGACTTGTCTCAGGCTTTGGCACTTGCCCTTGTGGATTCGAGCAGTTTCCGGGAAGTTGATCCCGCGGAGTTCCTTTCAAAACCGTTATCTTCTCTCAGTCTAACAGGAGAGCCACAGACACCATCAAGTAGTTATAGATGAGCTTAAAGCCAAGGCGGTGATTAAGCACTTAAGCTTGCTTAGTTGATGATGCATGAATAATTAGAAAACACCGAGGCTAAAACCTCACACCTAATATTAGGTGGTTCATATTACTTGCTGTAATATTTGATTGATCACTACAACTACTAAGGTAAACGTTTGGTGAGATTATAACAATATCTACTCCACTTATCCCACTACAACCGACACCGTTAAAATTTGGCCGAAATGGATGCTTGTTCATCAATTAAGCTACTGTAAATGGTAACAACGGTAATCGCTCCCTTCATATTACTGATTGCCCTAATCACTAGCTTGATTAAAGTCATcaactatatatattttacGACACTTCTTTGTAACTCCAATTCAATAATTAGTGACCTCGTTAAAAAAACATCGTAGCTAAGTTAGAACTTAGAAGAGTGTAACCCTTATTGAGATTATTGATATCACGTTAAACTCTCCAATGCTAGCTC includes the following:
- the LOC126598804 gene encoding uncharacterized protein LOC126598804, which encodes MDRQESSKLNNYGVAAARPLINIVFSWSLEDVLNAHLYRNQVTKIPDTFSTVTSYMKSFIPSLVEETHADLLSSMMNLSQAPTLKILTVQTSKNHGPPKDLFYDVTCVGTYVPQVGDLIALTDIKPKCVDHLNGPRISYLIAYVHRSRDSNLSILSSKHIDTGRYTHIKTDTLFAVYLVNMTTAVRIWKALNLKGANTSLTKNLLQPQANSSQGRNSCSICFDNEKCYLSATFHAMCSDLNDSQKAAVLNCISLSKCNHRNTIKLIWGPPGTGKTKTVGMSLFAMVKLKCRTLTCAPTNIAVLQVTARVLRLVNQSLDYGKYGLGDIILFGNEQRMKIDDHDDLVDVFLDYRTKILAECFAPLSGWKHRLASMIDLLEDPKEKYAAYLREERRRHNQGEEGDNTWMTMLKGVIMSLINGRNSTSDDDNDLMTFEEFVKEKFDSIGERLKICMVNLYTHLPTSCMSIKVVKDMITALDLLNSCKYLFDEVGFSNERMQLVCILRSLRAFSVPILTDEKEIGNFCLENACLICCTVSSSSKLYTKGMKPIEILMVDEAAQLKECESLIPLQLPGLRHAILIGDQRQLPAMVKSKISEKAVFGRSLFERLVQLGHEKLLLNVQYRMHPWISLFPNREFYNHRLLDGSNVNKKSYDKCFLSGKMYGCYSFINIANGKEEFDRGSSQKNMAEVAVVYEIVASLHREFTCTKKKVSVGVISPYKAQVDAIQARVRKYSANSGTSDFALSVRSVDGFQGGEEDVIIISTVRCNENGSVGFLSNRQRANVMLTRARYCLWILGNEPTLVKSESIWKKVIVDAKKRKCFYNAEEDKDLSQALALALVDSSSFREVDPAEFLSKPLSSLSLTGEPQTPSSSYR